A window of the Cucurbita pepo subsp. pepo cultivar mu-cu-16 chromosome LG01, ASM280686v2, whole genome shotgun sequence genome harbors these coding sequences:
- the LOC111799209 gene encoding uncharacterized protein LOC111799209, which produces MEVGAYSRVLGQPRIFCAAKGFQNPKEPSSVFRHGSFYKPLRNFDFKAVHNNLQVPMEKKKISVAHELSSLVALSPLDGRYWGKVKDLAPYLSEYGLIFFRVLVEIKWLWKLSEIPEIIEVPRFSEDASSFLQGFVHNFCEDDALEIKNIEKVTNHDVKAVEYFLKQRCQSHPEISKVLEFFHFSCTSEDINNLAHALMLKESLEDVMLPSMDKLINSISTMAKDNAHIPMLCRTHGQPASPSTLGKEMAIFAVRLSRERLEVSKVKIMGKFAGAVGNYNAHLVAYPNVNWPKVAEEFVNSLGLSFNPYVTQIETHDYMAKLFFTVVRYNNILIDFDRDIWGYISLGYFKQITKAGEIGSSTMPHKVNPIDFENSEGNLGVANGALAQLSEKLPISRWQRDLTDSTVLRNMGVGLGHSLLAYKSTLQGIAKLQVNETRIFDDLDQSWEVLAEPIQTVMRRYGVPEPYEKLKELTRGKSVTKESIRRFIEGLELPNEAKKNLLNLTPHSYVGAAVELARDVDMALNLVNGEEHFLNSKRALI; this is translated from the exons ATGGAGGTCGGAGCATACAGTAGAGTTTTGGGCCAGCCCCGAATCTTTTGCGCAGCAAAGGGTTTTCAAAATCCTAAAGAACCCTCGAGTGTTTTTCGACATGGTTCCTTCTATAAGCCCCTCCGAAATTTCGATTTCAAAGCCGTTCACAACAATCTCCAAGTACCGATGGAAAAG AAGAAAATCAGTGTTGCACACGAGCTTTCAAGTTTGGTGGCTCTGTCCCCCTTAGATGGTCGTTATTGGGGTAAGGTCAAGGACTTGGCCCCCTATCTGAGCGAATATGGGTTAATCTTCTTCAGGGTTTTGGTTGAg ATCAAATGGCTGTGGAAGCTATCGGAAATACCTGAAATCATAGAAGTCCCAAGATTCAGTGAAGatgcttcttcttttttacaaGGTTTTGTTCACAATTTCTGTGAGGATGATGCTTTGGAGATCAAAAACATTGAGAAAGTGACGAATCACGATGTGAAAGCTgttgaatatttcttaaaacagAGGTGTCAATCACATCCTGAGATTTCTAAG GTGCTCGagttttttcatttctcttgcACATCCGAGGACATTAACAATCTTGCCCATGCACTCATGCTGAAAGAATCATTGGAAGATGTTATGCTTCCTTCTATGGACAAGCTGATAAATTCAATAAGCACCATGGCTAAAGATAACGCTCACATTCCAATGCTTTGCCGCACCCATGGACAG CCAGCATCACCTTCAACCCTGGGGAAGGAAATGGCAATTTTTGCAGTCAGACTAAGTAGAGAAAGGTTGGAAGTTTCCAAGGTCAAGATAATGGGAAAGTTTGCTGGTGCAGTTGGAAATTATAATGCACATCTTGTTGCATATCCAAATGTTAACTGGCCTAAAGTGGCTGAAGAGTTTGTTAACTCCTTGGGTTTGAGTTTCAATCCCTACGTAACTCAG ATTGAAACTCATGACTACATGGCAAAACTCTTTTTTACCGTTGTACGATACAATAATATCTTGATTGATTTCGACAGAGATATTTGGGGTTATATATCTTTGGGCTATTTTAAACAG ATAACAAAGGCAGGTGAAATTGGTTCTTCAACAATGCCTCACAAAGTAAATcctattgattttgaaaatagcGAAGGTAATCTTGGTGTGGCTAATGGAGCATTGGCCCAATTAAGTGAGAAGTTACCCATATCTCGGTGGCAG CGTGACTTGACTGATTCAACTGTTTTAAGGAATATGGGAGTTGGACTTGGACACTCTCTTCTTGCTTACAAAAGCACACTTCAGGGGATAGCGAAGCTCCAG GTGAATGAAACTCGCATCTTCGACGATTTGGATCAATCATGGGAGGTCCTTGCTGAACCAATACAGACG GTCATGCGACGATATGGTGTTCCGGAGCCTTATGAGAAGCTAAAGGAATTAACCAGAGGAAAATCAGTTACTAAGGAAAGTATAAGGAGATTTATTGAAGGGTTGGAATTGCCTAATGAAGCTAAGAAAAATCTGTTGAATCTAACTCCTCATAGCTATGTTGGAGCAGCGGTTGAACTGGCCAGGGATGTAGACATGGCCTTGAATCTTGTGAACGGAGAAGAGCACTTTTTAAACTCGAAGAGGGCATTGATTTGA